One Rosa chinensis cultivar Old Blush chromosome 5, RchiOBHm-V2, whole genome shotgun sequence genomic region harbors:
- the LOC121049053 gene encoding uncharacterized protein LOC121049053 isoform X2 has protein sequence MSIWMICNQVYHKAPGMLFVSGFLKKIMRHFLGLLRVFRGEQDTAASAIGQHQKQAPPAKLHDPRPGELEEILIATGCRVEELDPSDDRHCRLCDTSGDHSTETCPERSKAYVVLCGICDDGPCENEADHKEEHYEELLCCYICNKVGEHWTENCPDNDCDFDPPNGWDITENKRIDLFPPL, from the exons ATGAGTATCTGGATGATCTGCAACCAGGTGTACCATAAGGCTCCTGGTATGCTTTTTGTTTCAGGGTTCCTGAAGAAAATTATGCGCCACTTTCTTGGGCTGCTCCGAGTGTTTCGAGGAGAACAag ATACAGCCGCCAGCGCAATTGGCCAGCACCAGAAGCAGGCTCCGCCGGCGAAGCTTCATGATCCTCGACCGGGAGAACTCGAGGAGATTCTCATCGCTACTG GTTGCAGGGTAGAAGAACTTGACCCTTCTGATGACAGGCATTGTAGGCTTTGCGATACAAGTGGTGATCATAGTACTGAAACGTGCCCCGAAAGATCCAAGGCATATGTAGTGCTTTGTGGGATTTGTGATGATGGCCCATGCGAAAATGAGGCTGACCACAAGGAAGAACATTACGAAGAACTCCTTTGTTGTTATATTTGTAACAAGGTTGGTGAGCACTGGACTGAAAATTGCCCTGACAACGATTGTGACTTCGATCCTCCCAACGGCTGGGACATTACAGAGAATAAACGGATAGATTTGTTCCCTCCGTTATAG
- the LOC121049053 gene encoding uncharacterized protein LOC121049053 isoform X1, which translates to MSIWMICNQVYHKAPGMLFVSGFLKKIMRHFLGLLRVFRGEQDTAASAIGQHQKQAPPAKLHDPRPGELEEILIATVQTGCRVEELDPSDDRHCRLCDTSGDHSTETCPERSKAYVVLCGICDDGPCENEADHKEEHYEELLCCYICNKVGEHWTENCPDNDCDFDPPNGWDITENKRIDLFPPL; encoded by the exons ATGAGTATCTGGATGATCTGCAACCAGGTGTACCATAAGGCTCCTGGTATGCTTTTTGTTTCAGGGTTCCTGAAGAAAATTATGCGCCACTTTCTTGGGCTGCTCCGAGTGTTTCGAGGAGAACAag ATACAGCCGCCAGCGCAATTGGCCAGCACCAGAAGCAGGCTCCGCCGGCGAAGCTTCATGATCCTCGACCGGGAGAACTCGAGGAGATTCTCATCGCTACTG TGCAAACAGGTTGCAGGGTAGAAGAACTTGACCCTTCTGATGACAGGCATTGTAGGCTTTGCGATACAAGTGGTGATCATAGTACTGAAACGTGCCCCGAAAGATCCAAGGCATATGTAGTGCTTTGTGGGATTTGTGATGATGGCCCATGCGAAAATGAGGCTGACCACAAGGAAGAACATTACGAAGAACTCCTTTGTTGTTATATTTGTAACAAGGTTGGTGAGCACTGGACTGAAAATTGCCCTGACAACGATTGTGACTTCGATCCTCCCAACGGCTGGGACATTACAGAGAATAAACGGATAGATTTGTTCCCTCCGTTATAG